A single Bacillus sp. HMF5848 DNA region contains:
- a CDS encoding UvrB/UvrC motif-containing protein produces the protein MVCQECGQRPATLHFTKIVNGEKTEVHLCEQCAHDKGDMFMFPGSADFSIHNLLAGLLNMEPPVSDNQTQHNAFESKEVLQCDRCKMTFQQFKKVGRFGCSQCYSTFSEQLSPILRRLHSGNTYHGGKIPTRIGGTLHLRKELDNLKQSLQNHIQREEFELAAEVRDKIRTIERRLKTNRGEDI, from the coding sequence ATGGTATGCCAAGAATGCGGACAACGCCCCGCAACACTTCATTTTACCAAAATTGTAAATGGTGAAAAGACAGAAGTTCATCTATGCGAGCAGTGTGCACATGACAAGGGAGACATGTTTATGTTTCCTGGTAGTGCCGATTTCTCAATCCATAATTTATTAGCAGGTTTACTTAACATGGAACCACCAGTTTCAGACAATCAAACGCAACATAATGCGTTTGAATCAAAAGAAGTACTTCAATGTGATCGGTGTAAAATGACTTTTCAGCAGTTTAAAAAGGTTGGTCGCTTTGGTTGTTCGCAGTGCTACAGTACGTTTAGTGAACAGCTTTCACCTATTTTGAGGCGCCTTCATAGTGGGAATACATATCACGGAGGTAAAATACCAACTCGCATAGGTGGTACACTTCATTTACGTAAAGAGCTAGATAATTTGAAACAAAGCTTACAAAATCATATACAGCGAGAAGAGTTCGAGCTAGCAGCAGAGGTTCGCGATAAAATACGTACTATTGAAAGGCGTCTGAAAACTAATAGAGGGGAGGATATATAA
- a CDS encoding protein arginine kinase yields the protein MSLERFMNKAVSSWMSQEGPDSDIVLSSRIRLARNLKSYLFPTVFSHEEARDIVENFHAILNTKPFPEHFGSFELLKMDDLQTIEKRVLVEKHLISPTLAEDAAFGACILSENEEVSIMINEEDHIRIQCLFPGYQLTEALYAANQLDNSIEAKVDFAFDEERGYLTSCPTNVGTGLRASVMMHLPALVLTQQLNRIVPAINQLGLVVRGIYGEGSEALGNIFQISNQITLGKSEEDIVGDLESVVTQLISQERQAREALVKTSGIQLEDRVFRSYGTLAHSRIIETKEAAQCLSDVRLGIDLGFIKDISRNILNELMILTQPGFLQQYAGGPLKPHDRDIRRATLIRERFKLEEHK from the coding sequence ATGTCCCTTGAACGTTTTATGAATAAAGCGGTAAGTTCATGGATGAGTCAGGAAGGTCCTGATTCAGACATTGTATTAAGTAGTCGCATACGTCTTGCTCGTAACTTAAAAAGCTATCTATTTCCTACTGTCTTCTCTCACGAAGAAGCCCGGGATATTGTTGAAAATTTTCATGCAATATTAAATACAAAACCGTTTCCTGAGCATTTCGGTAGTTTTGAATTGCTAAAGATGGATGATTTACAAACAATTGAAAAGCGTGTATTGGTAGAAAAGCATTTAATTAGTCCTACACTTGCTGAAGATGCAGCTTTCGGTGCTTGCATACTATCTGAAAATGAAGAAGTTAGTATTATGATTAATGAAGAAGACCATATACGAATTCAGTGCTTATTCCCAGGGTACCAACTAACTGAAGCACTATACGCTGCTAACCAGTTAGATAATTCTATAGAAGCAAAAGTCGATTTCGCATTTGATGAGGAAAGAGGATATTTAACTAGCTGTCCTACAAATGTTGGTACGGGGCTTCGAGCGTCTGTTATGATGCATTTACCAGCCTTGGTATTGACCCAACAATTGAATCGTATTGTGCCAGCCATTAATCAACTTGGTTTAGTTGTTCGTGGTATTTATGGTGAGGGTAGTGAAGCACTTGGTAATATTTTTCAAATATCAAACCAAATCACTTTAGGAAAATCAGAGGAAGATATTGTAGGCGATCTAGAAAGTGTTGTTACACAGCTAATTTCACAAGAACGCCAAGCAAGAGAAGCATTAGTTAAGACGTCTGGCATACAATTAGAAGACAGAGTGTTTCGTTCTTATGGTACATTAGCGCACAGTCGTATCATAGAGACTAAGGAAGCTGCGCAATGTTTGTCAGATGTTCGACTCGGTATTGATTTAGGCTTTATTAAAGACATATCACGAAATATTCTAAATGAACTAATGATTTTAACGCAGCCAGGATTTTTACAGCAGTATGCAGGAGGTCCACTCAAACCGCACGATAGGGACATAAGGCGGGCAACCCTCATACGAGAGAGATTTAAGCTAGAGGAACATAAATAA
- the clpC gene encoding ATP-dependent protease ATP-binding subunit ClpC — MMFGRFTERAQKVLALAQEEAVRLGHNNIGTEHILLGLTREGEGIAAKALAALGLGIDKIQEEVEALIGRGHEKTQTIHYTPRAKKVIELSMDEARKLGHSYVGTEHILLGLIREGEGVAARVLNNLGVSLNKARQQVLQLLGSNESGVNHQGGSQAAANTPTLDSLARDLTAIAREGSLDPVIGRSKEIQRVIEVLSRRTKNNPVLIGEPGVGKTAIAEGLAQQIVNNEVPETLRDKRVMTLDMGTVVAGTKYRGEFEDRLKKVMDEIRQAGNIILFIDELHTLIGAGGAEGAIDASNILKPSLARGELQCIGATTLDEYRKYIEKDAALERRFQPIQVDEPNMEESVQILKGLRDRYEAHHRVSITDEAIDAAVKLSDRYISDRFLPDKAIDLIDEAGSKVRLRSYTTPPNLKELEQKLEEVRKEKDAAVQSQEFEKAASLRDMEQKLREQLEETKNTWKEKQGKENSEVTVEDIARVVSSWTGIPVSKLAETETAKLLNMESILHSRVIGQEEAVKAVAKAVRRARAGLKDPKRPIGSFIFLGPTGVGKTELARALAESIFGDEDAMIRIDMSEYMEKHSTSRLVGSPPGYVGYEEGGQLTEKVRRKPYSVVLLDEIEKAHPDVFNILLQVLEDGRLTDSKGRTVDFRNTILIMTSNVGASTLKRNKYVGFNVQDEDQDYKDMKKKVLDELKKAFRPEFLNRIDEMIVFHSLEKKHLKDIITLLLDHLTKRLKEHHIDLVLSDTAKEKLAEEGYDPEYGARPLRRAIQKHVEDRLSEELLKGTIEKGQQVHMDIVDGEFVVKPAEKIKQ, encoded by the coding sequence ATGATGTTTGGACGCTTTACAGAGCGCGCACAAAAGGTGTTAGCCCTTGCTCAAGAAGAGGCTGTTAGATTAGGTCATAATAATATTGGTACTGAACATATTTTGCTAGGATTAACTCGTGAAGGTGAGGGTATTGCTGCTAAAGCTTTAGCAGCATTAGGCCTTGGCATTGACAAAATTCAAGAAGAGGTTGAAGCGCTAATCGGTCGTGGTCATGAAAAAACACAAACAATCCATTATACTCCGAGAGCTAAAAAGGTTATTGAGCTATCAATGGATGAGGCGAGAAAGCTTGGACACTCTTATGTAGGAACTGAGCATATTTTATTAGGCTTAATTCGCGAGGGTGAAGGGGTTGCCGCTCGTGTTTTAAATAATTTGGGAGTCAGTCTAAACAAAGCCCGTCAACAGGTGTTACAGCTTTTAGGTAGCAATGAGTCTGGTGTGAATCATCAAGGTGGCTCTCAGGCAGCTGCAAACACACCTACTTTAGATAGTTTGGCACGTGATTTAACAGCTATCGCGAGGGAAGGTTCTTTAGACCCTGTTATTGGGCGTAGTAAAGAGATTCAACGTGTCATTGAAGTACTTTCTAGACGAACAAAAAATAACCCTGTTCTAATTGGGGAGCCTGGAGTCGGGAAAACAGCAATTGCTGAAGGCTTAGCTCAACAAATTGTTAATAATGAAGTACCTGAAACTTTGCGAGATAAGCGTGTGATGACTTTAGATATGGGGACGGTTGTAGCAGGTACAAAATATCGCGGTGAGTTTGAGGACCGTCTGAAAAAGGTAATGGATGAAATCCGACAAGCAGGTAACATTATACTGTTTATTGATGAATTGCACACACTGATTGGAGCAGGTGGGGCAGAGGGTGCTATCGACGCATCAAATATATTAAAGCCATCTCTTGCACGTGGTGAACTACAGTGTATTGGTGCTACAACTTTAGATGAATATCGTAAGTATATTGAGAAGGATGCAGCCCTTGAGAGACGTTTCCAACCTATCCAAGTGGATGAGCCAAATATGGAAGAATCAGTGCAAATTCTGAAAGGATTGCGTGATCGATACGAGGCTCATCACCGTGTTTCTATTACAGATGAAGCGATTGATGCTGCTGTTAAGTTATCTGACCGATACATCTCAGACAGGTTTTTACCGGATAAAGCAATCGATTTAATTGATGAGGCAGGGTCAAAGGTTAGACTTCGTTCTTACACAACACCACCTAACTTAAAAGAATTAGAACAAAAACTTGAGGAAGTACGTAAAGAAAAGGATGCCGCTGTTCAAAGTCAAGAGTTTGAAAAAGCAGCAAGTCTTCGTGATATGGAGCAGAAGCTACGTGAGCAATTAGAGGAAACAAAAAACACTTGGAAAGAAAAACAAGGAAAAGAAAACTCAGAAGTAACAGTAGAAGACATTGCACGTGTTGTATCAAGCTGGACGGGGATTCCTGTATCAAAATTAGCTGAAACAGAAACAGCAAAGCTACTTAACATGGAATCTATTCTTCATTCACGTGTAATTGGTCAAGAAGAAGCTGTTAAAGCTGTTGCGAAGGCTGTTCGCCGTGCACGTGCAGGCTTAAAAGACCCTAAACGTCCAATCGGCTCATTTATATTCCTAGGTCCAACCGGTGTAGGTAAAACAGAATTAGCAAGGGCTTTGGCTGAATCTATTTTTGGAGACGAAGATGCCATGATCCGCATAGATATGTCGGAATATATGGAGAAACATTCAACATCGCGCCTAGTTGGTTCGCCTCCTGGTTATGTAGGATATGAGGAAGGTGGACAGCTAACAGAAAAGGTTCGTCGTAAACCTTACTCTGTTGTGTTGCTAGATGAGATTGAGAAGGCACATCCTGATGTGTTTAATATTTTACTACAAGTACTTGAAGATGGTCGTCTAACGGATTCAAAAGGAAGAACGGTTGATTTCCGTAACACAATCCTTATTATGACATCTAACGTAGGCGCATCGACCTTGAAGCGTAATAAATATGTTGGTTTTAATGTACAAGACGAAGATCAAGATTACAAAGATATGAAAAAGAAAGTTCTCGATGAATTGAAAAAAGCATTCCGGCCTGAATTCCTTAATCGTATAGATGAGATGATTGTATTCCACTCGTTAGAGAAAAAGCATCTTAAAGACATTATAACTTTACTGTTAGATCATCTAACTAAGCGTTTAAAAGAGCATCATATTGATTTAGTCTTATCAGACACAGCAAAAGAAAAATTAGCTGAAGAGGGATATGACCCTGAGTATGGAGCGAGACCGTTACGTCGTGCTATTCAAAAACACGTAGAAGACCGCTTATCTGAGGAACTTTTAAAAGGTACGATAGAAAAAGGTCAGCAAGTGCATATGGACATAGTCGATGGAGAGTTTGTCGTAAAGCCAGCAGAAAAAATCAAACAATAA
- the radA gene encoding DNA repair protein RadA yields MAKRKTKFICQSCGYESAKWMGKCPGCGSWNSMTEEREPASQGKRGAFLHTAHDVKSKPEALPSIETSEEPRFLTQLAEFNRVLGGGIVRGSLTLIGGDPGIGKSTLLLQVSAQLARGDQQKVLYISGEESIKQTKMRAERLGVITPHLYVLAETDLGNIKDWIDETKPSFVIIDSIQTIYHPEVTSAPGSVSQVRECTAELMQIAKTRGIAVFIVGHVTKEGAIAGPRILEHMVDTVLYFEGERHHTYRILRAVKNRFGSTNELGIFEMKESGLEEVTNPSEIFLEERSQGASGSTVVASMEGTRPVLVEIQALISPSSFGNPKRMATGIDHNRVSLLMAVLEKRVGMLLQNHDAYLKVAGGVRIDEPAIDLSIVVSIASSFRDKPTNPTDVIVGEVGLTGEIRRVSRIEQRVIEAKKLGFKRVILPKKNLGGWEVPAGIEVIGVDTVPEALQYALGG; encoded by the coding sequence ATGGCAAAGCGTAAAACAAAATTCATCTGCCAATCGTGTGGATATGAATCAGCAAAATGGATGGGGAAATGCCCAGGATGTGGCAGTTGGAACTCAATGACAGAAGAAAGGGAACCTGCTAGTCAAGGGAAAAGAGGAGCCTTTTTGCATACTGCACATGATGTTAAATCAAAACCTGAAGCATTACCATCTATAGAAACATCAGAAGAACCAAGATTTTTAACACAATTAGCAGAGTTTAACCGTGTACTTGGCGGTGGAATAGTTCGAGGATCTTTAACGCTAATTGGAGGGGACCCTGGAATTGGTAAATCTACATTGCTATTGCAAGTTTCTGCTCAATTAGCAAGAGGTGATCAGCAAAAGGTCTTGTATATATCTGGAGAAGAATCTATTAAGCAAACAAAAATGCGTGCGGAACGCTTAGGTGTTATTACCCCACATTTATATGTTTTAGCAGAAACGGATTTAGGGAATATTAAAGATTGGATTGACGAAACCAAACCCTCTTTTGTGATTATCGATTCAATCCAAACTATTTATCATCCTGAAGTCACAAGTGCACCAGGCAGTGTCTCACAAGTTAGGGAATGTACGGCTGAATTAATGCAAATAGCAAAAACTAGGGGAATTGCTGTTTTTATCGTAGGGCACGTTACGAAGGAAGGTGCGATTGCCGGACCACGTATACTTGAGCATATGGTTGATACTGTCCTGTACTTTGAAGGAGAACGACATCATACGTATCGTATTTTACGTGCTGTAAAAAATCGTTTTGGTTCTACGAATGAGCTTGGTATTTTTGAAATGAAAGAATCAGGTTTGGAGGAAGTAACAAATCCGTCAGAAATTTTCCTTGAAGAGAGGTCGCAAGGTGCATCTGGATCAACAGTCGTGGCATCAATGGAGGGTACAAGACCTGTACTTGTTGAAATTCAAGCACTTATTTCCCCTAGTAGTTTTGGTAATCCAAAGCGAATGGCAACAGGAATAGACCATAATCGGGTATCTTTATTAATGGCTGTCTTAGAAAAACGTGTAGGTATGCTGTTACAGAATCATGATGCATATTTAAAAGTAGCTGGTGGTGTAAGAATTGATGAACCGGCTATCGATTTATCCATTGTTGTTAGTATTGCCTCAAGCTTCCGTGATAAGCCTACGAACCCAACGGATGTTATTGTAGGTGAGGTAGGATTAACAGGTGAGATTCGCCGGGTCTCTCGTATAGAGCAGCGTGTGATTGAGGCAAAAAAGCTCGGTTTTAAAAGAGTTATTTTGCCGAAAAAGAATTTAGGAGGCTGGGAGGTACCTGCAGGCATAGAAGTTATAGGTGTCGATACTGTACCGGAAGCCCTCCAATATGCTTTAGGAGGCTAA
- the disA gene encoding DNA integrity scanning diadenylate cyclase DisA, which translates to MTELMVNDKELRDILQFISPGSQIRAGIDNVLRAKTGGLIVVGYNDKVKAIVDGGFYINCHFTPASLYELAKMDGAIILNDQGTKILYANAQLVPDPSILSTETGMRHRTAERTAKQTNKLVIAISQRRNVITVYKNEFRYALREMGVILTKANQALQTLDKYKLVLDQSFVTLGALEFENLVTYTEVLQVLHRIEMVLRIKNEIEGYVNELGTEGRLICLQMDELLHDVEKEAALLIKDYCSSDDIDVMTQMAQLQELSNNDLLNDNILMRLLGYPIHTDVEDSIFPRGYRVLHKIPRLPTIIIENLVQSFKNLKHIVDASVNELDEVEGIGEIRARKIQEGLKRIHQQLSIDRRL; encoded by the coding sequence ATGACTGAATTAATGGTGAATGATAAAGAGCTTCGTGATATTTTACAATTTATTTCACCAGGTTCACAAATTCGAGCGGGTATTGATAATGTACTACGTGCCAAGACAGGTGGATTAATTGTTGTAGGATATAACGATAAGGTGAAGGCTATTGTTGACGGAGGGTTTTATATAAACTGTCACTTTACCCCCGCATCCCTCTATGAGCTTGCAAAAATGGATGGTGCCATAATTCTAAATGACCAAGGGACGAAAATTTTATATGCAAATGCTCAGTTAGTTCCAGACCCCTCTATCTTATCCACGGAAACAGGGATGCGCCACAGAACAGCAGAACGAACTGCTAAGCAAACAAATAAACTCGTCATAGCTATCTCACAAAGACGTAACGTTATAACGGTATATAAAAACGAGTTTCGCTATGCTCTACGTGAGATGGGAGTTATTTTAACAAAAGCAAACCAAGCTCTGCAAACATTAGACAAATATAAGCTGGTGCTAGACCAGTCATTTGTAACTTTAGGAGCTCTTGAGTTCGAGAATCTTGTCACATACACAGAAGTATTACAAGTATTGCATCGAATTGAAATGGTTCTTCGGATTAAAAATGAAATAGAAGGATACGTAAATGAACTTGGAACGGAAGGACGTTTGATTTGCCTTCAGATGGATGAACTGTTACACGATGTAGAAAAAGAAGCAGCCTTACTTATTAAAGACTATTGTAGTAGTGATGATATTGATGTGATGACTCAAATGGCACAATTACAAGAGTTATCAAACAATGATTTACTAAATGATAATATACTCATGAGATTGCTAGGGTATCCTATTCATACGGATGTGGAGGATAGTATATTTCCAAGAGGTTACCGAGTTCTCCATAAAATCCCAAGGCTTCCAACGATCATTATCGAGAATTTAGTTCAGTCATTTAAAAATTTGAAACATATTGTAGACGCATCCGTAAATGAATTAGATGAAGTTGAAGGTATTGGAGAAATACGAGCTCGAAAGATACAAGAAGGACTAAAAAGAATTCATCAACAGCTATCTATCGATAGAAGATTGTAA
- a CDS encoding PIN/TRAM domain-containing protein, with protein sequence MLKRIVQLFFLIVGTMLGIFFIPDLMRILNFDQYAFIDNPYTSAVLGAIIFFVITFWLVDYVVNFVHWLEEILIKAPVTDVIFGSLGLVLGLIVAYLFVIPLRSIPFQVLNTVVPLALTVLLGYLGFQVGFKKRDELLQLFTPANKSSKKRGNDEDRIDRTMKILDTSVIIDGRIADICQTGFLDGTIVIPQFVLEELQHIADSSDVLKRNRGRRGLDILNRIQKELAVNVEIYEGDFEDIQEVDSKLVKLAKLLQGAVVTNDFNLNKVCELQGVGVLNINDLANAVKPVVLPGEEMNVQVIKDGKEHNQGIAYLDDGTMIVVEDGRDYIGKRIDVLVTSVLQTSAGRMIFAKPKLLEKAL encoded by the coding sequence TTGTTAAAAAGGATTGTTCAGTTGTTTTTCTTAATTGTTGGTACGATGTTAGGGATATTTTTCATACCTGATCTAATGAGAATTTTAAACTTTGATCAGTATGCTTTCATTGATAATCCCTATACATCAGCAGTCTTAGGAGCTATTATATTTTTTGTTATTACATTTTGGCTTGTTGATTATGTCGTGAATTTCGTTCATTGGCTTGAGGAGATATTAATTAAGGCACCAGTTACAGACGTTATATTTGGAAGCTTAGGTTTAGTGTTAGGATTAATAGTCGCATATTTGTTTGTAATCCCATTAAGAAGTATTCCGTTCCAAGTACTCAATACAGTAGTTCCTTTAGCATTAACGGTATTATTAGGGTATTTAGGGTTTCAAGTAGGCTTCAAAAAGCGAGATGAATTACTTCAGCTTTTTACACCTGCTAATAAGTCTTCCAAAAAACGAGGTAATGATGAAGACCGCATCGATAGAACGATGAAAATACTAGATACGAGTGTGATTATTGATGGTCGCATTGCGGATATATGCCAAACCGGCTTTTTAGATGGTACGATTGTTATTCCTCAATTTGTATTAGAAGAACTTCAGCATATTGCTGACTCATCTGATGTACTAAAGCGAAATCGAGGGCGACGCGGGTTAGATATTTTAAATCGAATTCAAAAAGAACTAGCTGTGAATGTTGAAATATATGAAGGTGATTTTGAAGACATTCAAGAAGTAGATAGCAAGCTTGTAAAACTTGCTAAGCTATTACAAGGTGCTGTTGTAACTAATGACTTTAATTTAAATAAAGTATGTGAGCTTCAGGGAGTGGGCGTTTTAAATATTAATGATTTAGCCAATGCGGTTAAGCCTGTTGTCTTACCTGGAGAAGAAATGAATGTACAAGTTATTAAAGATGGTAAAGAGCATAATCAAGGAATTGCTTATCTAGATGATGGTACGATGATTGTAGTAGAAGATGGTCGAGATTATATTGGAAAAAGAATTGATGTGTTAGTGACAAGTGTTCTACAAACATCTGCAGGACGCATGATTTTTGCAAAGCCAAAACTATTGGAAAAGGCTTTATAA
- the ispD gene encoding 2-C-methyl-D-erythritol 4-phosphate cytidylyltransferase: MEYHVIIPAAGQGTRMKAGKNKQFILLNDKPVIIHTLSIFEKADNCAGVIIVCNKAEKQQIQDLIIEYNITKVKAIVSGGKERQNSVWNGLKALQDITNSTLVLVHDGARPFVTQSMLNNLVQVAERNGAATVAVPVKDTIKRVKDHAVIETLERSSLWAIQTPQAFHMPLLFSAHQQAEDTNYVGTDDASLVEKLGQAVKIVEGDYRNIKLTTPEDMLYANAILAEW; encoded by the coding sequence ATGGAGTATCATGTAATTATACCAGCAGCGGGGCAAGGAACACGCATGAAGGCTGGGAAAAACAAGCAATTTATTTTACTGAATGACAAGCCTGTTATTATTCATACTTTATCAATTTTTGAAAAAGCCGATAACTGTGCAGGAGTCATTATTGTTTGTAATAAAGCTGAAAAACAGCAAATTCAAGATTTAATCATCGAATATAATATTACTAAAGTAAAGGCTATAGTATCTGGGGGGAAAGAGCGGCAGAACAGTGTGTGGAATGGTTTAAAAGCATTGCAGGACATAACAAATAGCACATTGGTTCTTGTACATGATGGTGCGCGACCCTTCGTTACACAGTCAATGCTAAACAATCTAGTTCAAGTAGCGGAGCGAAATGGAGCTGCCACTGTTGCTGTTCCAGTAAAGGATACTATTAAACGAGTCAAAGATCATGCTGTGATCGAAACATTGGAAAGATCAAGCTTGTGGGCTATTCAGACGCCACAAGCTTTTCACATGCCATTGCTTTTTTCAGCACATCAACAAGCTGAGGATACAAATTATGTAGGTACAGATGATGCTAGTCTAGTTGAAAAGCTGGGACAGGCAGTTAAAATAGTAGAAGGTGATTATAGAAATATTAAGCTCACTACACCTGAGGATATGCTCTATGCCAATGCCATCTTAGCAGAGTGGTAG
- the ispF gene encoding 2-C-methyl-D-erythritol 2,4-cyclodiphosphate synthase, translating to MFRIGQGYDVHQLVEGRPLIIGGITIPHEKGLLGHSDADVLLHTIADACLGAIAEGDIGKHFPDTDAAYKDADSKELLTHVWQIVKKKGYTLGNIDCVIIAQKPKMAPYIEEMREVIANILEASTEQVNVKATTTEKLGFTGREEGIASQATVLLMKQ from the coding sequence ATGTTTAGAATTGGGCAAGGCTACGATGTTCATCAATTGGTAGAAGGTAGACCACTAATAATAGGTGGCATAACAATTCCTCATGAAAAAGGACTGTTAGGACATTCTGATGCAGATGTTCTATTACATACTATTGCTGACGCTTGTTTAGGAGCCATCGCAGAAGGTGATATAGGGAAGCATTTCCCAGATACGGATGCGGCTTATAAAGATGCCGACTCAAAGGAGTTACTTACACATGTTTGGCAGATTGTAAAGAAAAAAGGGTATACTTTAGGTAATATTGATTGTGTTATTATTGCTCAAAAGCCTAAAATGGCACCATATATAGAGGAAATGCGCGAAGTGATTGCTAATATTCTTGAGGCCTCTACTGAACAAGTAAATGTGAAGGCAACTACGACAGAAAAATTAGGGTTTACGGGCCGTGAAGAAGGGATTGCATCACAAGCAACTGTATTGCTAATGAAACAATAG
- the gltX gene encoding glutamate--tRNA ligase translates to MSNEIRVRYAPSPTGHLHIGNARTALFNYLFARSQNGTFVIRIEDTDQKRNIEGGEESQLKYLKWLGMEWDESVDVGGEYGPYRQSERLPIYKQYYEELLEKGLAYKCYCTEEELEKEREEQLAKGQTPAYSKKCCSLTVSEQEAKQAEGRQASIRFKVPAGRIYSFNDLVKGDVSFESDGIGDWVIVKKDGMPTYNFAVAVDDHLMKISHVLRGDDHISNTPKQLMIYEALGWDAPQFGHMTLIVNEDKKKLSKRDETIIQFIEQYEELGYLPEALFNFIALLGWSPGGEQEIFTKDEFVSIFDVKRLSKSPAVFDRQKLTWMNNQYVKSCDLDRLIELTMPHLERAGLLEGKTEQWARELIELYQEKMSFAAEIVELSDVFFKDELSFDEESKEVIEGEQVPVILEALIKELESLESFEADNIKAAVKNVQKQTGQKGKNLFMPIRIAATGQMHGPDLMKSIALLGKENVINRMSKLLS, encoded by the coding sequence ATGTCAAATGAGATTCGTGTAAGATATGCCCCAAGTCCAACTGGGCATTTACATATAGGAAATGCGCGCACAGCATTATTTAACTACTTATTTGCTCGCAGCCAAAACGGCACTTTTGTTATTCGTATTGAAGATACAGATCAAAAGCGAAATATCGAAGGCGGCGAAGAGAGTCAATTAAAATACTTGAAATGGTTAGGCATGGAATGGGATGAAAGTGTTGATGTAGGTGGAGAATATGGCCCGTATCGTCAATCCGAGCGACTACCTATCTACAAACAATACTATGAAGAGCTACTAGAAAAAGGCTTAGCGTATAAGTGTTATTGTACGGAAGAGGAACTTGAAAAAGAACGTGAGGAACAACTGGCTAAAGGTCAAACACCAGCTTATTCTAAAAAGTGTTGTAGCCTAACTGTGTCCGAACAAGAAGCTAAGCAAGCAGAAGGTCGTCAAGCAAGTATTCGTTTTAAAGTGCCAGCAGGAAGAATATATAGTTTTAATGACCTTGTCAAAGGTGATGTTTCTTTTGAATCAGACGGAATCGGTGATTGGGTTATTGTAAAAAAAGATGGCATGCCGACATATAACTTTGCTGTGGCAGTGGATGATCATTTAATGAAAATATCACACGTTTTACGTGGGGATGATCACATTTCAAATACACCGAAGCAGCTTATGATTTATGAAGCGCTAGGTTGGGATGCGCCACAGTTTGGTCATATGACTCTTATTGTAAACGAAGATAAGAAAAAGCTTTCAAAGCGTGACGAAACAATTATTCAGTTTATTGAGCAATACGAAGAGCTAGGGTACTTACCGGAGGCATTATTCAATTTTATTGCGCTTCTAGGCTGGTCACCTGGTGGAGAACAAGAAATTTTTACAAAAGATGAATTCGTATCAATTTTTGATGTGAAACGACTTTCTAAATCTCCAGCTGTTTTTGATCGCCAAAAGCTAACTTGGATGAACAATCAGTATGTGAAAAGCTGTGATCTTGATAGACTAATTGAACTCACTATGCCTCATTTAGAAAGAGCTGGGCTTCTTGAAGGGAAAACGGAACAATGGGCCCGCGAACTAATTGAGTTGTACCAAGAAAAAATGAGTTTTGCAGCTGAAATAGTGGAATTGTCTGATGTTTTCTTTAAAGATGAGTTATCTTTTGACGAAGAGTCAAAAGAGGTTATTGAAGGCGAGCAAGTTCCAGTTATCTTAGAAGCACTTATAAAAGAATTAGAAAGTCTTGAGAGCTTCGAAGCGGATAATATAAAAGCAGCGGTAAAGAACGTACAAAAGCAAACGGGCCAAAAGGGCAAAAATCTATTCATGCCAATACGAATAGCGGCAACTGGGCAAATGCATGGACCAGACCTTATGAAATCTATTGCATTATTAGGTAAGGAAAATGTTATTAATCGAATGAGCAAATTGCTTAGTTAA